The genomic region CGGCCAGCTCGCGCATTCCCCGGAAGACCAGGGCAGACCCCTCATCTCCGAGCTGGCTGGATTCCGCAGCGTTCGCGCCGCAGGTCAGAAGTACACGGCTTGTTCCGGCGCCGACCCAGCGCGGGAAGAAATAGCCGCCCTCATAAGATCAGCCGCTCACCCAATTCCCGGAGGTCGCGTACGAAGTCCTCGGGTTTGGGTGGCTCGATCCAGCGAACAGCCTCCCAGTCGGCGCGTGTGGCGGCGCACAGCACTCTAGCCAGATCGGCCGGGAACAGCCCTGCGGCTTTGCTGTGTGCATCGGTCAGCGCGCGGTCGAGAAGCAAGCCCATCAGGCGACAGTATCCCCAGATGTCGGCCAAGTCCTTCGGCTCTTGACGATCGATGGCCGCCGTCACCTTGCTCGCGAGAATATTTTCCGGGCTGTCCATCCGCCCCAGTACCGGATG from Candidatus Rokuibacteriota bacterium harbors:
- a CDS encoding nucleotidyl transferase AbiEii/AbiGii toxin family protein, whose product is HPVLGRMDSPENILASKVTAAIDRQEPKDLADIWGYCRLMGLLLDRALTDAHSKAAGLFPADLARVLCAATRADWEAVRWIEPPKPEDFVRDLRELGERLIL